The window TGCGGGCGATCGCGGGTAGATGCAAACCCTACGTTCGCAAGATCGTCATCCGCGGCGGCGTCAAAGCCTGATTGTCTGACCGATGGCCACGGGCCAACAGTTTTTTGTATCCCCCCTACTATCAATCATTCAAGGGGGAAGAGCCGCCGGCAGCAGCAGACTGGGGGTAGTGCAAGTTGAATGCAGATCAGCGACTGAAAACCTACATCGAAGGCTACGACCGCATCCTGGAGGGAGGCATACCCATCAACCACATAGTGCTCGTGGCCGGGACGCCGGGCACCATGAAGTCCTCTCTATCCTACTACATGCTGTACCACAGTGTGCTCGAGGGCGGCATGACGGCGGTCTACATCACCCTCGAACAATCGCGCGAAAGCCTGTTGAGGCAGATGGAGAAGATGGGCCTGAAGACCGATCAGGTCAAGGACCGATTGCACGTGCTGGACCTGAGCATCATCCGTAAGAAGCTGCGCGAAGTTTCCACCGGCGGATCGTGGATGCAGGTGTTCAAGGGATATGTCAGCAATCTGAAGGAGAACTTGCATTTCCAACTCCTGGTCATCGATTCGCTCGACGTCCTAGAGACCATGGCAGACATCGCCGATCGGCGGACCGACCTGTTCTATATGTTCGAGTGGCTGCGTGACCTGGGCTGCACGGTCATGCTCATATCCGAAGCGTCCCCGGACCGGCTCATGGACGGCTCTTATGACGAAGGCTACCTGAGCGATGGCATCATCACTTTGAAGATGCAGGTGGTGCGGGACGTGGAGACACAGAGAAGGATCCGGACGGTGAAGATGCGCGAGACCAACCACGACCCTTCCTACTACTCCCTGCTGTTCAGCAATAGCAAGTTCCAGGTGACCAAGGTCATAAGCGAGTAATCCGGTGTTGGAATGGCCAAACGGTTCGAAT is drawn from Methanomassiliicoccales archaeon and contains these coding sequences:
- a CDS encoding AAA family ATPase, which gives rise to MNADQRLKTYIEGYDRILEGGIPINHIVLVAGTPGTMKSSLSYYMLYHSVLEGGMTAVYITLEQSRESLLRQMEKMGLKTDQVKDRLHVLDLSIIRKKLREVSTGGSWMQVFKGYVSNLKENLHFQLLVIDSLDVLETMADIADRRTDLFYMFEWLRDLGCTVMLISEASPDRLMDGSYDEGYLSDGIITLKMQVVRDVETQRRIRTVKMRETNHDPSYYSLLFSNSKFQVTKVISE